A window from Streptomyces sp. NBC_00271 encodes these proteins:
- a CDS encoding FKBP-type peptidyl-prolyl cis-trans isomerase: MSELTKPEVDVPEGDAPTELTIRDLVVGDGAEVKPGMVVRVHYVGVTFESGKEFDASWDRGQPFKFALGSGKVIKGWDRGVRGMKVGGRREIIVPPRLGYGNQSPSPLIPAGSTLVFVVDLLDSYSSTTGWSNA; encoded by the coding sequence ATGAGTGAACTGACGAAGCCCGAGGTCGACGTTCCGGAGGGTGACGCTCCTACCGAGCTGACCATCCGGGACCTGGTCGTCGGGGACGGGGCTGAGGTGAAGCCGGGCATGGTGGTCAGGGTCCACTATGTCGGGGTGACCTTCGAGTCCGGGAAGGAGTTCGATGCCTCCTGGGACCGGGGCCAGCCGTTCAAGTTCGCCCTGGGCAGTGGCAAGGTCATCAAGGGCTGGGACCGGGGGGTGAGGGGGATGAAGGTCGGCGGTCGGCGCGAGATCATCGTTCCCCCGCGTCTCGGCTACGGCAATCAGTCGCCCTCGCCGTTGATCCCGGCGGGCTCGACCCTGGTCTTCGTGGTGGACCTGCTGGACTCGTATTCCAGCACAACCGGGTGGAGCAACGCCTAG
- a CDS encoding alpha/beta fold hydrolase: MVRLAHRQSRSNALTAELAKDPHRTFRRVMYGLCGDNPHSDPQVEPFVPPGNGFLDLFEDPEELPSWLAEADIDTLATEFTEAGFTSALNWYRNWQLTAPWEGAQYRMPGRYVTGDRDRDLVYGFPGMDQLIPALPTLHPGIGPAHILPGCGHCIAEEYSDQVNATLLGFLGSLNS, from the coding sequence GTGGTTCGCCTGGCGCACCGTCAGTCGAGGTCGAATGCGCTCACCGCCGAGCTCGCGAAGGACCCGCACCGCACCTTCCGCCGCGTGATGTACGGGCTCTGCGGCGACAATCCGCACAGCGACCCGCAGGTCGAGCCGTTCGTCCCACCGGGCAACGGATTCCTGGACCTCTTTGAGGACCCTGAGGAACTTCCCTCCTGGCTCGCCGAAGCCGACATCGACACGCTCGCGACCGAGTTCACCGAAGCTGGGTTCACCAGCGCTCTCAACTGGTACCGCAACTGGCAGCTGACCGCCCCGTGGGAGGGCGCGCAGTACCGGATGCCCGGCCGCTACGTCACCGGCGACCGTGACCGTGACCTGGTCTACGGGTTCCCAGGGATGGACCAACTGATCCCCGCCCTGCCCACGCTTCACCCGGGCATCGGACCGGCACACATCCTGCCCGGCTGCGGCCACTGCATCGCCGAGGAGTACTCCGACCAGGTCAATGCGACGCTGCTGGGATTCCTGGGTTCGCTGAACAGTTGA
- a CDS encoding Na+/H+ antiporter yields the protein MTGLTVILLLVVLATAVATGARRWSLPAPSLLVVAGLVVGLMPWVPEVSLPPHVINVLVLPPLLYAAAGEISVRDLRTVWRPVTGLVFGLVLASAIAVGYVAHAITPLTAATAFILGSVLASTDPVAVTALGRRLSLPPRVLAMVQAESLFNDATSLVLYKVAVATAVSGSAISVPGTVEQFLILAGGGGLIGAAVAAVVALIRRRTEDPMLETVIALVTPYASYVIAEQSHTSGVTAVIVSGVVLGSTGHKLSNAPVRLQVHAVYDTVTFLLESVVFALIGLELPSAVRHLARDEHGWPLWVPVIAFTLLAIRLLWIFPLSALIHHRHGEGDNRLSWRVPAVLSWAGTRGVMPLAAALSIPLVTHTGAPLPHRALILTLTTGTIALTLIFQGFTLVPVVRRSGIALEPERTAREEARTRRHIANAALEELKQLGDLDQLADLGAAAEAALKQARRHLEARIHQVEDAHYSDPDARPADAYREIRRTLIAIEAAELQRLYEANKISNATRRRIQHELDLEEASLRDRG from the coding sequence ATGACCGGCCTGACCGTCATCCTGCTGCTCGTGGTTCTGGCCACCGCCGTGGCGACCGGTGCCCGACGCTGGAGCTTGCCCGCCCCCTCGCTCCTCGTAGTTGCCGGTCTGGTCGTGGGGCTGATGCCCTGGGTTCCAGAGGTGAGCCTGCCGCCTCACGTGATCAACGTGCTGGTGCTGCCACCGCTGCTCTACGCCGCGGCCGGAGAAATCTCCGTCCGCGACCTGCGCACCGTGTGGCGGCCGGTGACCGGCCTGGTCTTCGGCCTGGTCCTCGCCTCGGCCATCGCCGTCGGGTACGTGGCCCACGCGATCACCCCGCTCACGGCCGCGACCGCGTTCATCCTCGGCTCTGTCCTGGCCAGCACCGACCCCGTGGCCGTGACCGCGCTTGGCCGGCGCCTGTCTCTCCCACCGCGCGTGTTGGCCATGGTGCAGGCGGAAAGCCTGTTCAACGATGCCACCTCACTGGTCCTGTACAAGGTCGCCGTGGCCACCGCGGTGTCCGGCAGCGCCATCAGTGTGCCCGGGACCGTTGAGCAGTTCCTGATCCTTGCAGGCGGAGGAGGCCTCATCGGCGCGGCGGTCGCCGCAGTGGTGGCCCTGATCCGCAGACGGACCGAGGACCCCATGCTGGAGACCGTCATCGCATTGGTCACGCCGTACGCCTCTTACGTCATCGCGGAGCAATCGCACACCTCCGGCGTGACCGCCGTCATCGTGTCCGGGGTCGTCCTCGGCAGCACCGGCCACAAGCTCAGCAACGCCCCCGTCCGCCTCCAGGTCCACGCCGTCTACGACACCGTGACCTTCCTGCTGGAGAGCGTCGTCTTCGCCCTGATCGGCCTCGAGCTCCCCTCGGCCGTCCGTCATCTCGCGCGCGACGAGCACGGCTGGCCGCTGTGGGTGCCGGTGATCGCCTTCACTCTGCTGGCGATCCGCCTGCTGTGGATCTTCCCGCTGTCCGCCCTGATCCATCACCGGCACGGGGAGGGCGACAACCGCCTCTCCTGGCGCGTCCCGGCTGTCCTGTCCTGGGCGGGCACCCGAGGCGTCATGCCGCTGGCAGCCGCGCTCTCCATCCCCCTGGTCACCCACACAGGGGCGCCGCTGCCGCACCGGGCGCTCATTCTCACGCTCACCACCGGGACCATCGCGCTCACTCTGATCTTCCAGGGTTTCACCCTGGTCCCCGTCGTCCGCCGCTCCGGCATCGCTCTGGAACCGGAGCGCACCGCCCGTGAGGAGGCCCGGACCCGCCGACACATTGCAAACGCCGCTCTCGAAGAGCTCAAACAGCTTGGCGATCTGGATCAGCTCGCTGATCTGGGTGCCGCCGCCGAGGCCGCCTTGAAACAGGCCCGTCGTCATCTGGAAGCGCGCATCCACCAGGTTGAAGACGCCCACTACAGCGACCCGGACGCCCGTCCTGCCGACGCCTACCGCGAGATACGCCGGACACTCATCGCCATCGAGGCGGCCGAGCTCCAGCGCCTCTACGAAGCGAACAAGATCAGCAACGCCACCCGGCGCCGGATCCAGCACGAACTCGACCTCGAAGAAGCCAGCCTCCGTGACCGCGGCTGA